From Planctomycetia bacterium, a single genomic window includes:
- the ftsY gene encoding signal recognition particle-docking protein FtsY, with product MGILDRFRRGTKDEPAEAKAPPLVAPPAEPVAEPVAAAKIETPAVQPAEVKEEAPKGLFAKFKDGLRKTAQLLKTDVRDLFKSEGRLVDDAFLDELLEALIKTDMGVNAAQETVEQVRKDFRGRVVEMSDVLETVKAKLKSLMAQPEEPIRFAPSGPTVIMVAGVNGAGKTTSIAKLTQMFRSQGKTVVLGAGDTFRAAAVEQLGIWADRLGARIVKGEQGRDPASVAYKAVETALADGIDVCIVDTAGRLQTQQNLMRELTKIQTSISKQIPDAPHEVLLVLDATTGQNGISQAKHFAEAVKCSGIVLAKLDGTAKGGVVVAIRQQMGIPVKYIGVGEKAADLALFDPGAFVDALFAPID from the coding sequence ATGGGCATACTCGATCGCTTTCGTCGTGGGACCAAGGATGAACCAGCCGAAGCGAAGGCGCCGCCTCTGGTTGCGCCTCCTGCTGAGCCTGTAGCGGAGCCGGTTGCCGCCGCCAAGATCGAAACTCCAGCGGTGCAGCCCGCTGAGGTGAAGGAAGAGGCGCCGAAGGGCCTATTCGCGAAGTTCAAGGATGGCCTGCGCAAGACGGCGCAGCTGCTCAAGACGGACGTTCGCGACCTGTTCAAGAGCGAAGGGCGGCTCGTCGACGACGCGTTTCTCGATGAATTACTCGAAGCGCTGATCAAAACCGACATGGGGGTCAACGCGGCGCAAGAGACCGTTGAGCAGGTCCGCAAGGATTTCCGCGGGCGCGTCGTCGAGATGTCGGACGTCCTGGAAACAGTGAAGGCAAAGCTCAAGTCGCTGATGGCTCAGCCCGAGGAGCCAATCCGGTTCGCTCCGTCCGGCCCGACCGTGATTATGGTCGCCGGCGTCAACGGAGCCGGAAAGACAACGTCGATCGCCAAGCTTACCCAGATGTTTCGGTCGCAGGGTAAAACGGTGGTCCTCGGCGCCGGTGACACGTTCCGCGCCGCGGCTGTCGAACAACTCGGCATCTGGGCCGATCGCCTCGGCGCACGGATCGTCAAAGGCGAACAGGGGCGCGACCCAGCCAGCGTCGCCTACAAGGCGGTGGAGACAGCGCTGGCCGACGGGATCGACGTCTGCATCGTCGACACCGCGGGACGCCTGCAAACGCAGCAGAACCTGATGCGCGAGCTGACCAAGATTCAAACCTCGATCAGCAAGCAGATTCCCGATGCCCCGCACGAGGTCCTGCTCGTCCTGGACGCAACCACGGGCCAGAACGGGATCAGCCAGGCCAAGCACTTTGCCGAGGCCGTGAAGTGCTCGGGCATCGTGCTCGCCAAACTCGACGGGACCGCCAAGGGTGGCGTTGTTGTCGCCATTCGCCAGCAGATGGGCATTCCGGTGAAATACATCGGCGTGGGCGAAAAAGCAGCCGATTTGGCCCTGTTCGATCCCGGCGCCTTTGTCGACGCGCTCTTCGCGCCGATTGACTGA
- the ribH gene encoding 6,7-dimethyl-8-ribityllumazine synthase: MPHTFEGQLAAVPGRYAIVVARYNESITSRLLSGALETLATHGVSDDLVDVAWVPGAFEIPVAAAALVRSGRYRAALCLGAVIRGETTHDEHINRAVSLAISELSLETGVPVIFGVLTCNNLEQAIHRAGGNVGNKGVECAEAALRMAQLLDQLAHRAAPPRS, encoded by the coding sequence ATGCCCCACACCTTCGAAGGACAACTCGCCGCTGTTCCCGGTCGCTATGCGATCGTCGTCGCGCGCTATAACGAGTCGATTACCTCGCGCCTCCTGAGCGGCGCACTTGAAACCCTCGCAACGCACGGCGTGTCGGATGACCTGGTGGACGTCGCCTGGGTGCCGGGGGCGTTCGAAATTCCCGTCGCCGCCGCGGCCCTGGTCCGCAGTGGGCGATATCGCGCCGCACTTTGCCTGGGGGCGGTGATCCGCGGTGAAACGACCCACGACGAGCATATTAACCGGGCCGTCAGCCTGGCGATCAGCGAGTTGAGCCTGGAAACCGGCGTGCCGGTCATTTTTGGCGTGCTGACCTGCAACAATTTGGAGCAGGCGATCCACCGGGCCGGCGGAAATGTCGGCAATAAAGGGGTGGAATGCGCCGAAGCGGCGCTCCGCATGGCCCAGTTGCTCGACCAACTTGCCCATCGCGCCGCCCCCCCGCGATCGTAA
- a CDS encoding PIN domain-containing protein, protein MMLDAIMLDSSVAIELLEGNAAAHSWIRQFPRLELSVVSIAELHFGAINSAYPAAELARLNSLVTDCVVIELDSAAAIAYAELKLDLQCIGKRIPENDLWIAASCFARGLKLASVDRHHLWIARLSVVHW, encoded by the coding sequence ATGATGCTTGATGCCATTATGCTCGATTCGTCGGTGGCAATTGAGTTGTTGGAAGGCAATGCCGCCGCGCATTCGTGGATACGGCAGTTTCCTCGACTTGAACTGTCTGTTGTGAGCATTGCCGAACTTCACTTCGGTGCCATAAACTCGGCGTATCCCGCTGCGGAGTTGGCCCGACTAAATAGTTTGGTAACAGATTGTGTTGTCATTGAATTGGATTCCGCGGCGGCAATTGCCTATGCGGAGTTGAAGTTGGATTTGCAATGCATTGGCAAGCGGATCCCGGAGAATGATCTCTGGATAGCGGCTTCATGTTTTGCACGTGGTCTGAAACTGGCTTCGGTGGATCGGCACCATTTGTGGATTGCACGACTTTCGGTCGTGCATTGGTAG
- a CDS encoding calcium/sodium antiporter — MLTVSFLIGVFVAGAVVLYYGAEATLLGAVSIATRMGISQLVIGLTLVAFGTSCPELSLDVSAALKGQTELAFGDLVGSNIANIGLILGLAAVLCPLHVQMRLLRAELPIVIAVSILVLALAWDGVISRQDGLFMLAGFVLFTGYSYRAARQESRSVRREIEGAAEVTTGNRKSLLLIVLGLAGLVAGAQLMVYAAVEMARLIGVSELIIGLTIVALGTSLPELATSVVAARRGDADIVVGNVIGSNIFNLLLILALVAVIHPVPVEARSLYIDLPVMIAFAVALVPIMLRGMVVSRNEGLFLVAGMLAFLGWQLYSAIVAH; from the coding sequence ATGCTGACAGTCTCGTTCTTGATCGGCGTCTTCGTCGCGGGGGCTGTCGTGCTTTACTACGGCGCCGAGGCAACGCTGCTCGGCGCAGTGAGCATCGCCACGCGGATGGGAATCAGCCAATTGGTCATTGGTTTGACGCTTGTCGCTTTCGGCACTTCCTGTCCGGAGTTGTCGCTGGATGTATCCGCGGCGCTCAAAGGTCAGACCGAATTGGCGTTTGGCGACCTGGTGGGGAGCAATATTGCGAATATCGGGCTGATTCTCGGACTGGCGGCAGTCCTTTGCCCATTGCATGTTCAAATGCGATTGTTGCGGGCGGAATTGCCCATCGTCATCGCGGTTTCGATTCTCGTGCTCGCCCTGGCCTGGGATGGCGTCATCAGCCGACAAGACGGGCTGTTCATGCTAGCCGGGTTCGTGTTGTTCACCGGATACTCGTATCGAGCAGCGCGGCAGGAATCGAGGAGCGTCCGGCGCGAAATTGAGGGGGCGGCCGAGGTTACAACCGGGAACAGGAAGAGCCTGCTGCTGATCGTCCTAGGCCTGGCGGGACTCGTCGCCGGGGCGCAACTCATGGTTTACGCCGCGGTGGAAATGGCCAGGCTGATCGGCGTTAGCGAGTTGATCATCGGGCTCACGATCGTGGCTCTGGGCACCTCGTTGCCGGAACTTGCCACCTCCGTAGTCGCCGCCCGGCGTGGGGACGCGGACATCGTTGTCGGGAACGTCATCGGGTCGAATATCTTTAATCTTTTGTTGATCTTGGCTCTTGTGGCCGTAATTCATCCGGTGCCTGTCGAAGCTCGCTCGCTCTACATCGACCTGCCGGTGATGATCGCCTTCGCCGTCGCCTTGGTTCCAATTATGTTACGCGGCATGGTAGTGAGCCGGAACGAGGGCCTGTTTCTGGTGGCCGGAATGCTCGCCTTTCTGGGCTGGCAGCTTTATTCGGCGATCGTCGCCCACTAG
- a CDS encoding DUF6793 family protein, with protein MPLFEVETESHIIITWAQDQDAAAAVVTDAYPTEKVLRLIRRPRDTWVISKSALGISGPVDVCHTARDCLSKAHGDKVHAIRLYMHETGTDLERARKVIESNMVMGW; from the coding sequence ATGCCGCTCTTCGAGGTTGAAACCGAGTCGCACATTATCATTACCTGGGCCCAGGATCAGGACGCCGCCGCCGCCGTCGTGACCGACGCCTACCCCACCGAAAAGGTGCTCCGGCTGATTCGCAGGCCGCGCGACACCTGGGTCATTTCCAAGAGCGCCCTGGGCATCAGCGGCCCGGTGGACGTCTGTCACACGGCCCGCGATTGCCTGTCGAAGGCGCACGGCGACAAGGTCCACGCCATCCGCCTCTACATGCACGAAACCGGCACCGACCTGGAACGCGCCCGCAAGGTGATCGAGTCCAACATGGTGATGGGCTGGTAA
- the rho gene encoding transcription termination factor Rho has product MSDMKSTEAKSANKLTRGRRQNGAPPASSSQAGDREHNPYDDEHEPLSLAEELAEEGYDRETDAPYEQVKQGDIHIAELQRMGMPQLIELARTENLNDYTGIKKQDLIFKILKERVKLNGLMFGEGTLEVLPDGFGFLRSPDYHYLSCPDDIYVSPSQIRRFGLRTGTTVSGQIRPPKENERYFALLRVEAINYQDPNVVSERIFFDDLTPIHPDKRIVLEAEADEVSMRVVDMIVPIGFGQRGLIVSPPRAGKTILLQKMAKSVLRNHPECYVIMLLIDERPEEVTDMERNVKCANCEVISSTFDEPAARHIQVAEMVSEKAKRMVEYGHDVVIFLDSITRLARAFNSECPNSGKILSGGVDANALQKPKRFFGAARRVEEGGSLTILATALVDTGSRMDEVIFEEFKGTGNLEIVLDRKLVDKRIWPAIDINRSGTRREEMLLDPDEYRRICILRRVLNDMSPADAMELLTTRLAKTKSNAEFLMSMNMKT; this is encoded by the coding sequence ATGTCGGACATGAAGAGCACCGAGGCTAAATCCGCCAACAAGTTGACGCGTGGGCGCCGTCAGAATGGTGCACCGCCGGCCTCCTCGTCGCAGGCAGGAGACCGCGAGCACAATCCGTATGACGACGAGCATGAGCCGCTGTCGCTCGCCGAAGAGCTCGCCGAAGAGGGCTACGATCGGGAAACCGACGCCCCCTACGAGCAGGTTAAGCAGGGCGATATTCACATCGCCGAGCTGCAGCGGATGGGCATGCCGCAGTTGATCGAACTGGCGCGCACCGAAAATCTCAATGACTACACGGGCATCAAGAAGCAGGATCTGATCTTCAAGATCCTCAAAGAGCGGGTGAAGCTCAACGGGCTGATGTTCGGCGAAGGGACGCTGGAAGTCCTGCCGGACGGTTTCGGCTTCCTCCGCAGCCCGGACTATCACTATCTTTCCTGCCCGGATGACATCTACGTCTCGCCAAGCCAGATTCGCCGCTTCGGTCTGCGGACCGGCACCACGGTGTCCGGACAGATCCGTCCGCCTAAGGAAAACGAACGCTACTTTGCGCTCTTACGCGTCGAGGCCATCAACTACCAGGACCCCAACGTCGTTTCGGAGCGGATTTTCTTCGATGACCTGACGCCGATCCATCCGGACAAACGCATTGTCCTCGAAGCCGAGGCGGACGAAGTCAGCATGCGAGTGGTCGACATGATCGTGCCGATCGGTTTCGGTCAGCGCGGACTGATCGTCAGCCCGCCGCGGGCCGGCAAGACGATTCTGTTGCAGAAAATGGCCAAGAGCGTGCTGCGTAATCACCCCGAATGCTACGTGATTATGCTTCTGATCGACGAACGCCCGGAAGAGGTCACCGACATGGAGCGCAATGTGAAGTGCGCGAATTGCGAAGTGATCAGCTCCACGTTCGACGAGCCTGCGGCGCGGCACATCCAAGTCGCGGAGATGGTCAGCGAAAAGGCCAAACGGATGGTCGAATACGGCCACGACGTGGTGATTTTCCTCGACTCGATCACGCGGCTCGCCCGGGCGTTTAACTCGGAATGCCCGAACTCCGGCAAGATTCTCTCCGGCGGCGTCGACGCCAACGCGTTGCAGAAGCCGAAGCGCTTCTTCGGCGCCGCGCGGCGCGTGGAAGAGGGAGGCTCGTTGACGATCCTAGCGACGGCGCTCGTCGATACCGGCAGCCGGATGGACGAAGTGATCTTCGAGGAGTTCAAGGGGACGGGCAACCTGGAAATCGTGCTGGATCGCAAGTTGGTCGACAAACGCATCTGGCCGGCGATCGACATCAACCGCTCCGGCACCCGGCGCGAGGAAATGCTCCTCGACCCAGACGAATATCGCCGCATCTGCATTCTCCGCCGCGTGCTGAACGACATGAGCCCGGCGGACGCGATGGAACTGCTGACGACGCGCCTGGCGAAGACGAAGAGCAACGCGGAGTTTTTGATGAGTATGAATATGAAGACGTAA
- the nusB gene encoding transcription antitermination factor NusB, with translation MSRRSRAREVALQVLFQDDLNPGHNPADTDAFLVRRLKAPELVELARSLVSGVRRNRSELDELLGKTAENWTLARMAATDRNVLRLGAYEILFADTPDRVAINEAVELAKRFGSKHSAQFVNGILDRFLAGHGK, from the coding sequence ATGTCACGTCGCAGTCGTGCTCGGGAAGTCGCCCTGCAGGTATTGTTTCAGGACGACTTGAACCCGGGCCATAATCCAGCGGACACCGACGCTTTCTTGGTTCGGCGACTCAAAGCGCCGGAGTTAGTGGAGCTCGCGCGCTCGCTGGTCTCGGGTGTTCGCCGCAACCGGAGCGAGTTGGACGAACTGCTGGGCAAGACCGCCGAGAACTGGACCCTGGCCCGCATGGCGGCCACCGACCGCAACGTCCTGCGGCTGGGGGCCTACGAAATCCTCTTCGCCGACACGCCCGACCGCGTGGCCATCAACGAGGCCGTGGAACTGGCCAAGCGCTTCGGCAGCAAGCATTCGGCGCAATTCGTGAATGGAATCCTGGATCGCTTCCTTGCTGGGCATGGAAAGTAG
- a CDS encoding porin produces the protein MRIRRIGGALVALGVAGLTAFAQQSNAQSLQQPASYTSYTYDAYAQDEEAASPSDEEPAAPEPADEADMDAEDESAAAAEEAEECDECAEAEEEGPYRVFSGCWLDEHNITIAGWINGGYTWNPDNPGNGYNGPVTFQDRANEGQLNQAYWYAQKSLDTECGFDVGGRVDLLYGTDYFYTTALGLETENDGTQKWNEDKPNDPIRRAAQYGLAMPQVYAEFGYYDLSVKVGHYYAPIGYQVVTAPGNFFITQPYTFQYGEPFTQTGALATYKLNDRVSVIGGIDRGWDKWEDDNDNLSGLAGFFWTSENGKTAIAWAGTSGDENAITGITGNRSLSSLVVTRNLTDKWQYVFQNDIGWQDDAAQNPFGGPVEDAEWYGVNQYLFYTVNDCWKVGFRGEWFRDDDGARVRFFDNLADNEANWYEVAAGLNYFPNKNVTFRTEARWDWSDGRLPPSAGTGSPTTLQPYDDLSDGSRFIWTSDVIVQY, from the coding sequence ATGAGGATCAGGAGGATTGGGGGCGCTTTGGTAGCGCTCGGCGTAGCAGGCCTGACGGCCTTCGCGCAGCAATCGAATGCACAGTCGCTGCAGCAGCCGGCCTCGTATACGTCATACACGTATGACGCGTACGCTCAAGACGAGGAAGCCGCTTCGCCCAGCGACGAAGAACCCGCCGCTCCGGAACCGGCCGACGAAGCCGACATGGACGCGGAGGACGAGTCAGCCGCCGCCGCGGAAGAAGCCGAGGAATGCGATGAGTGCGCTGAAGCCGAGGAAGAAGGTCCCTACCGGGTCTTCTCCGGCTGTTGGCTCGACGAGCACAACATCACCATTGCCGGCTGGATCAACGGCGGTTACACCTGGAACCCGGACAATCCCGGCAACGGGTACAACGGCCCGGTGACGTTCCAGGATCGCGCCAACGAAGGCCAACTCAACCAGGCTTACTGGTACGCCCAGAAATCACTGGACACTGAGTGCGGCTTCGACGTCGGCGGTCGCGTGGACCTGCTGTACGGCACCGACTACTTCTACACCACGGCTCTCGGCCTTGAAACCGAGAACGACGGTACGCAAAAGTGGAACGAAGACAAACCGAATGACCCGATTCGTCGGGCCGCACAGTACGGCCTGGCGATGCCCCAGGTGTACGCTGAGTTCGGCTACTACGACTTGAGCGTCAAAGTCGGTCACTACTACGCTCCGATCGGCTACCAAGTGGTAACCGCCCCGGGCAACTTCTTCATCACTCAGCCTTACACCTTCCAATACGGCGAACCGTTCACTCAGACCGGCGCGTTGGCGACCTACAAGCTCAACGACCGGGTGAGCGTGATCGGCGGTATTGATCGTGGCTGGGACAAGTGGGAAGACGACAACGACAACTTGAGCGGACTGGCAGGGTTCTTCTGGACGAGCGAGAACGGCAAGACCGCCATCGCGTGGGCTGGCACGTCGGGCGATGAGAACGCGATCACCGGCATCACCGGCAATCGCTCCTTGTCTTCCTTGGTGGTCACCCGCAACCTGACCGACAAGTGGCAATACGTCTTCCAGAACGACATCGGCTGGCAAGACGACGCCGCGCAGAATCCGTTCGGCGGTCCGGTTGAGGACGCTGAGTGGTATGGCGTCAACCAGTACCTGTTCTACACGGTGAACGACTGCTGGAAAGTCGGCTTCCGTGGCGAATGGTTCCGGGATGACGACGGGGCTCGCGTTCGCTTCTTCGACAACCTGGCTGACAACGAAGCCAACTGGTACGAAGTCGCGGCCGGCCTGAACTACTTCCCCAACAAGAACGTCACGTTCCGCACGGAAGCTCGCTGGGACTGGTCGGACGGCCGCCTGCCGCCCTCGGCCGGAACCGGTTCGCCCACAACGCTGCAACCGTACGACGATCTTTCGGATGGAAGCCGGTTCATCTGGACGAGCGACGTGATCGTCCAGTACTAA
- a CDS encoding prephenate dehydrogenase/arogenate dehydrogenase family protein, translated as MASAVPLPTAPPAWDTVAIVGVGLIGGSVGRALLERGLANHVVGVGRRTTSLRAAKKVGAVTATTMDLARGVSRANLVVICTPVEQIAAQALVAMNHAPAGALITDAGSTKQQIVAEVEKKLPTGGRFVGSHPMAGSEKSGPGEAREDLFVGR; from the coding sequence TTGGCCAGCGCAGTCCCGCTGCCGACGGCGCCACCCGCCTGGGACACCGTCGCGATCGTCGGCGTCGGCTTGATCGGCGGCTCGGTCGGCCGAGCCCTGCTGGAACGCGGACTCGCAAACCATGTGGTGGGCGTCGGCCGCCGAACCACCAGCCTGCGGGCCGCCAAGAAAGTCGGCGCCGTCACCGCCACGACCATGGACCTGGCGCGCGGCGTCTCGCGAGCGAATCTGGTCGTGATCTGCACGCCCGTCGAGCAGATCGCCGCACAAGCCTTGGTTGCAATGAATCATGCACCGGCCGGGGCCTTGATTACCGACGCGGGCAGCACCAAGCAGCAAATTGTCGCTGAGGTAGAGAAGAAACTCCCGACTGGCGGACGCTTCGTCGGCAGCCATCCCATGGCCGGTAGCGAGAAGAGCGGCCCCGGCGAAGCCCGTGAGGATCTCTTCGTCGGCCG
- the coaE gene encoding dephospho-CoA kinase (Dephospho-CoA kinase (CoaE) performs the final step in coenzyme A biosynthesis.) produces MLGSLRIIGLLGGVASGKSLVAEQFRALGAGVLDADRAGHETLHEPEIKDALRNQFGDAVLDDTDEVDRQALADQVFGPQPEHKENLAFLERLTHPRIADRLESQAEAWAESGATIAVLDAAVMLRAGWNRVCDFVLFVEAPDEVRLARALARGWTEPEFRAREAAQESLETKRGFADQVIDNSATAEYTQSQVERFWRFLVSSPPGSEIPPESPFSE; encoded by the coding sequence TTGCTGGGCTCGTTGCGTATCATTGGGCTGTTGGGGGGCGTGGCGAGCGGAAAAAGCCTCGTCGCCGAGCAGTTTCGCGCCTTGGGCGCCGGCGTTTTGGACGCCGACCGCGCCGGGCATGAGACGCTGCATGAGCCGGAGATTAAGGACGCGTTACGAAACCAGTTTGGCGACGCCGTGTTGGATGATACGGACGAAGTCGATCGCCAGGCGCTGGCCGACCAAGTATTTGGCCCACAACCCGAACACAAAGAGAATCTGGCATTCCTGGAGCGTCTGACGCATCCGCGCATCGCGGATCGGTTGGAATCCCAGGCCGAAGCTTGGGCTGAGTCCGGCGCGACCATCGCGGTTCTGGACGCGGCGGTGATGCTTCGGGCCGGTTGGAACAGAGTTTGCGATTTTGTCTTGTTTGTCGAAGCTCCGGACGAGGTCCGCTTGGCGCGGGCGTTGGCACGGGGCTGGACGGAGCCCGAGTTTCGCGCGCGCGAGGCAGCGCAAGAATCGTTGGAGACCAAGCGCGGATTTGCCGACCAAGTGATAGATAACTCCGCTACAGCGGAGTATACTCAATCACAGGTGGAGCGTTTCTGGCGATTCTTGGTCAGTTCTCCGCCTGGCAGTGAAATCCCTCCCGAGTCGCCTTTCAGCGAGTAG